One Glycine max cultivar Williams 82 chromosome 6, Glycine_max_v4.0, whole genome shotgun sequence DNA segment encodes these proteins:
- the LOC100820049 gene encoding putative pentatricopeptide repeat-containing protein At1g64310 encodes MLIPFEWLHCELNNICKSLLRAKQLHAFLLKTHLSQDPFYATKIVRLYAANNDINSAHHLFDKTPNRSVYLWNSMIRAFAQSQRFFNAISLFRTMLGADISPDGHTYACVIRACANNFDFGMLRRVHGGAVAAGLGRDPVCCSALVAAYSKLGLVHEARRVFDGIAEPDLVLWNSLISGYGGFGLWDVGMQMFSMMRLFGMKPDGYTLAGLLVGIADSGMLSIGQGLHCLSQKSGLDSDSHVGSLLLSMYSRCKHMASAYRVFCSILNPDLVTWSALIVGYSQSGEYEKVLLFFRKLNMESKKPDSVLIASVLASIAQMANVGLGCEVHGYALRHGLELDVRVSSALVDMYSKCGFLHLGICVFRVMPERNIVSFNSVILGFGLHGCASEAFRMFDKMLEKGLVPDEATFSSLLCACCHAGLVKDGREIFQRMKHEFNIRARPEHYVYMVKLLGSAGELEEAYNLTQSLPEPVDKAILGALLSCCNICGNSELAETVAHQLFESSPADNVYRVMLSNIYAGDGRWDDVKKLRDNMTGGPRKMPGLSWIDGS; translated from the coding sequence ATGTTGATTCCGTTTGAATGGCTCCATTGCGAACTCAACAACATTTGTAAGTCCCTCTTGAGGGCGAAGCAATTACACGCATTCCTTTTGAAGACCCATCTATCACAAGACCCCTTTTACGCTACAAAAATTGTTAGGCTCTATGCAGCCAACAACGACATTAACTCTGCCCACCATCTGTTCGACAAAACTCCCAACCGAAGTGTCTACCTTTGGAATTCCATGATTCGAGCTTTCGCGCAGTCCCAAAGATTTTTCAATGCAATCTCTCTGTTTAGAACCATGCTTGGGGCTGACATAAGTCCTGATGGTCACACCTATGCTTGTGTTATACGTGCCTGTGCTAACAACTTTGATTTCGGCATGCTAAGACGTGTTCATGGAGGTGCTGTGGCTGCAGGGTTAGGAAGGGACCCTGTTTGTTGCAGTGCACTTGTGGCTGCTTATTCAAAACTAGGCCTTGTTCATGAAGCGCGTAGAGTATTCGATGGGATCGCTGAACCGGACTTAGTTTTGTGGAATTCGTTGATTTCTGGATATGGGGGCTTTGGTCTGTGGGATGTGGGGATGCAGATGTTTAGCATGATGAGACTTTTTGGGATGAAGCCTGATGGATATACACTGGCTGGGTTGCTTGTGGGTATTGCGGATTCTGGAATGCTGAGCATTGGCCAAGGATTGCATTGCTTGAGCCAGAAGAGTGGGCTTGATTCTGATTCTCATGTTGGTAGTCTGCTGTTGAGTATGTACTCGAGATGTAAGCACATGGCTTCGGCATATAGAGTCTTTTGTAGTATTTTGAATCCCGATTTGGTCACATGGTCTGCTCTTATAGTTGGGTATTCTCAGTCTGGGGAGTATGAGAAGGTGCTGCTCTTTTTCaggaaattaaacatggaaagcAAGAAGCCAGATTCTGTTTTGATTGCCAGTGTATTGGCTTCTATTGCTCAGATGGCGAATGTAGGACTCGGATGTGAGGTACATGGTTATGCTCTTCGGCATGGATTGGAATTGGATGTCAGGGTCTCCTCTGCTCTTGTAGACATGTATTCAAAGTGTGGTTTCTTGCACTTGGGAATTTGTGTTTTCAGGGTAATGCCAGAACGGAatattgtttcttttaattcaGTAATTTTGGGTTTTGGCTTGCATGGATGTGCTTCGGAGGCTTTCAGGATGTTTGATAAGATGCTGGAGAAAGGATTGGTACCTGATGAAGCCACATTCTCTTCTCTCCTATGTGCCTGTTGTCATGCTGGACTTGTCAAAGATGGCCGGGAGATTTTCCAGAGAATGAAACATGAATTTAACATTAGAGCTAGGCCTGAGCACTATGTTTACATGGTGAAGCTCCTTGGCAGTGCTGGAGAGTTGGAAGAAGCTTACAATCTGACCCAGTCCTTACCAGAACCTGTAGACAAGGCTATCCTAGGAGCCTTATTATCATGCTGTAATATTTGTGGAAATTCTGAGCTGGCAGAAACCGTAGCACATCAGCTTTTTGAAAGTAGTCCTGCCGATAATGTCTATAGGGTTATGCTTTCTAATATATATGCCGGTGATGGGAGGTGGGATGATGTGAAGAAGTTGAGGGATAATATGACAGGAGGCCCGAGAAAAATGCCCGGACTAAGCTGGATTGATGGCAGTTAG